One genomic region from Candidatus Eisenbacteria bacterium encodes:
- a CDS encoding penicillin acylase family protein, whose translation MRTGFFALLLFLAVSPPVLAADRDTVLSISALQRPVSLTTDLYGTPHLRASNLSDLYFAWGFVTARDRLWQMEHGRRAASGTLWQWFGNRSLRADGGAQLFELATRARRAWNQDRSDPGVRLALERYAEGVNAYLDLCRKGVRPWPAEFIKLGQRPLDWNAHDTYLFLLAQGVLLDLTVPEIAEAETLRARGPSWFERRRRFETEWMFSTIPDSVAVRLYGRPSRRRLPGGASPEGTSTGWRPTRLPFETARDPELGASNVFAVGPARSATRAPLLANDVHLSLTAPGAFHAVHVTVPDTLDAAGGCVPGLPIIVSGRNRDAAWGITSLGADVLDVYADTLSADGRSVRWRGNWTPIREEDYTMRFRAVGIPLPTFGQKRRYTPHGPVLVYDRKRRLALSMRWTALEGNSTLRRLIGLERSRTTAEIGARVRTIVTPTLNVMAADRQGHVLYQTVGAVPRRRFDPGYGVLPSDGRHEWTGIIPADSMPAWDVPRAGFAANGNNLPIGSPYPDDLPRFDWIHDRAARMSARLAGDPEITVDDMRSIQNDVVSRAAQRLVPRLLRCADAMTSARSDTVRAALDTLRAWDGACRRDRIAPTIFRAWFGTFLRRSNLADAPGLAVAALDGRAPDALRDPRTGAAEAAPRAAFEALVQALRELKLKLGPDLSTWTWHRAHRARFAHALAWRDSSLTPPTIAIDGDNSTPCVGPSRLPGDVHVVFGPSWRHVVDLAADSSWAVIPPGNTGSPDHQRDQLQRWASHRYVPLHLDPARVAAVKESQWRLEPAR comes from the coding sequence ACCGCGCGCGACCGGCTGTGGCAGATGGAGCATGGGCGCCGGGCGGCGAGCGGGACGCTCTGGCAGTGGTTCGGCAACCGCTCGCTCCGCGCCGATGGCGGCGCTCAGCTCTTCGAGCTGGCGACGCGCGCACGCCGGGCATGGAACCAGGACCGCTCGGATCCTGGCGTGCGCTTGGCACTCGAGCGCTACGCCGAGGGCGTCAATGCCTACCTCGATCTGTGCCGGAAGGGCGTGCGCCCATGGCCGGCGGAGTTCATCAAGCTGGGACAACGTCCGCTCGACTGGAATGCGCACGACACGTATCTCTTCCTCCTGGCGCAGGGAGTCCTTCTCGATCTGACCGTGCCCGAGATCGCGGAAGCGGAGACGCTGCGCGCGCGAGGCCCTTCGTGGTTCGAGCGGCGGCGGCGATTCGAGACGGAGTGGATGTTCTCCACGATTCCCGACAGCGTCGCGGTGCGGCTCTACGGAAGGCCTTCTCGCCGGCGGCTCCCAGGCGGGGCGTCCCCCGAGGGCACGTCCACGGGATGGCGCCCCACCCGGCTGCCGTTCGAGACCGCACGTGATCCCGAGCTCGGCGCGAGCAACGTGTTCGCGGTGGGCCCGGCGCGCAGCGCGACGCGCGCTCCCCTGCTGGCCAACGATGTCCACCTGAGCCTGACTGCTCCCGGCGCCTTCCACGCGGTTCACGTGACGGTCCCGGATACGCTCGACGCCGCCGGCGGCTGCGTCCCCGGCCTCCCGATCATCGTGAGCGGCCGCAACCGGGATGCCGCATGGGGAATCACTTCGCTCGGCGCCGACGTGCTCGACGTCTATGCCGACACCCTCTCGGCCGACGGACGCTCGGTGCGCTGGCGGGGCAACTGGACGCCGATCCGTGAAGAGGATTACACGATGCGCTTCCGGGCGGTCGGTATTCCGCTCCCGACCTTCGGACAGAAGCGCCGCTATACGCCGCATGGGCCGGTGCTCGTGTACGACCGCAAGCGAAGGCTCGCCCTCTCGATGCGCTGGACCGCGCTCGAGGGAAACTCCACCCTGCGCCGGCTGATCGGCCTGGAGCGCTCGCGCACCACCGCGGAGATCGGCGCCAGGGTGCGCACGATCGTGACCCCGACGCTCAACGTCATGGCGGCCGACCGGCAGGGCCATGTGCTCTACCAGACGGTGGGCGCCGTCCCGCGCCGCCGCTTCGATCCCGGCTACGGGGTGTTGCCGAGCGATGGCCGGCACGAGTGGACGGGCATCATCCCCGCCGACTCGATGCCCGCGTGGGACGTGCCGAGAGCCGGATTCGCGGCCAACGGAAACAACCTCCCGATCGGCTCGCCCTATCCCGACGATCTCCCGCGTTTCGACTGGATCCATGACCGCGCCGCGCGCATGTCGGCCCGCCTCGCGGGCGATCCTGAGATCACCGTCGACGACATGCGGAGCATCCAGAACGACGTCGTCTCGCGCGCCGCGCAGAGACTCGTTCCGCGGCTATTGAGGTGCGCCGATGCGATGACCTCCGCGCGGTCCGACACGGTTCGCGCGGCGCTCGACACGCTGCGCGCCTGGGATGGCGCGTGCCGCCGCGATCGCATCGCGCCGACCATCTTCCGGGCATGGTTCGGCACCTTCCTGCGCCGCTCGAACCTCGCCGACGCGCCCGGGTTGGCGGTCGCGGCGCTCGACGGACGAGCGCCGGACGCCCTGCGGGATCCGCGAACCGGGGCGGCCGAGGCGGCGCCGCGCGCTGCGTTCGAAGCCCTGGTGCAGGCGCTGCGCGAGCTGAAGCTCAAGCTCGGGCCCGACCTTTCGACCTGGACCTGGCACCGCGCGCATCGAGCACGCTTCGCTCACGCGCTCGCCTGGCGCGATTCCAGCCTCACCCCGCCGACGATCGCGATCGACGGTGACAACAGCACCCCGTGCGTGGGGCCTTCGCGGCTTCCCGGGGATGTGCACGTGGTGTTCGGGCCGAGCTGGCGGCACGTCGTCGACCTCGCGGCGGACTCTTCGTGGGCGGTCATCCCTCCGGGCAACACCGGCTCGCCGGATCACCAGCGGGACCAGCTCCAGCGGTGGGCGAGCCACCGCTACGTCCCGCTGCATCTGGATCCTGCCCGAGTCGCGGCGGTGAAGGAGAGCCAGTGGCGGCTGGAGCCTGCGCGGTAG